The Pseudomonas fluorescens genome includes a window with the following:
- a CDS encoding class II fumarate hydratase — protein sequence MSNTRIERDSMGELQVPVDALYGAQTQRAVDNFPVSGQRMPAQFIRALILAKAAAARANVELEQISPAQGKAIVDAAQGLLEGQFMDHFPVDIFQTGSGTSSNMNANEVIATLASRLLGETVNPNDHVNCGQSSNDIIPTSIHVSAALALHEQLLPALLHLVQVIERKAEEVHPFIKTGRTHLMDAMPVRLSQVLDGWAQQLKANIGHLQDLLPSLQSLAQGGTAVGTGVNAHPRFAELFSQQLTQLTQVQFTPGQNLFALIGSQDTAVAVSGQLKTTAVSLMKIANDLRWMNSGPLAGLGEIELEGLQPGSSIMPGKVNPVIPEATAMVAAQVIGNDTVITIAGQSGNFELNVMLPIIAQNLLSSIALMSTASRLLADKAIATFKVNEARLKEALSRNPILVTALNPIIGYQKAAEIAKKAYQQGRPVIDVALEHTDLTRSELEVLLDPEKLTAGGV from the coding sequence ATGAGTAATACCCGTATCGAACGCGACAGCATGGGCGAGCTGCAAGTCCCGGTGGATGCCCTCTATGGCGCCCAGACCCAGCGCGCAGTGGATAACTTTCCGGTCAGCGGCCAGCGTATGCCGGCGCAGTTCATCCGCGCCCTGATCCTGGCCAAGGCGGCTGCCGCTCGGGCCAACGTAGAGCTGGAACAAATCAGCCCTGCACAGGGAAAGGCCATTGTCGACGCCGCCCAAGGGCTACTCGAAGGCCAATTCATGGACCACTTCCCGGTGGATATCTTCCAGACCGGCTCGGGTACCAGTTCCAACATGAACGCCAACGAAGTGATCGCCACCCTCGCCAGTCGTCTGTTGGGGGAAACGGTTAATCCGAACGACCACGTCAATTGCGGCCAGAGCAGCAATGACATCATCCCTACCAGCATTCATGTCAGCGCTGCGCTGGCCTTGCATGAGCAACTGCTGCCGGCGCTGTTGCACCTAGTGCAGGTGATTGAGCGCAAGGCCGAGGAGGTGCACCCGTTCATCAAGACCGGTCGCACCCACCTGATGGATGCCATGCCGGTGCGCCTGAGCCAGGTGCTCGACGGCTGGGCGCAGCAACTCAAGGCCAATATCGGCCACTTGCAGGACCTGCTGCCGAGCCTGCAATCCCTCGCCCAGGGCGGTACGGCGGTCGGCACCGGGGTCAACGCCCATCCACGCTTCGCCGAGCTGTTCAGCCAACAACTGACGCAACTGACCCAGGTGCAGTTCACCCCAGGCCAGAATCTGTTCGCGCTGATCGGCTCCCAGGACACCGCCGTGGCGGTGTCCGGACAGCTCAAGACCACGGCGGTGTCGCTGATGAAAATCGCCAATGACCTGCGCTGGATGAACTCCGGGCCACTGGCGGGCCTGGGCGAGATCGAACTCGAAGGCTTGCAGCCGGGCTCCTCGATCATGCCCGGCAAGGTCAACCCGGTCATTCCTGAAGCCACCGCGATGGTGGCGGCCCAAGTGATTGGCAACGACACGGTGATCACTATCGCCGGTCAATCGGGCAACTTCGAATTGAACGTGATGCTGCCGATCATCGCCCAGAACCTGCTGAGCAGCATCGCGCTGATGTCCACTGCCAGCCGCTTGCTGGCGGACAAGGCCATCGCCACCTTCAAGGTCAACGAGGCCCGGCTCAAGGAAGCGTTGTCGCGCAATCCGATCCTGGTGACCGCGCTGAATCCGATCATTGGTTACCAGAAGGCCGCTGAAATCGCCAAGAAGGCTTACCAGCAAGGTCGGCCGGTCATTGATGTCGCCCTGGAGCACACCGACCTGACACGCAGCGAACTCGAAGTCCTGCTGGACCCGGAGAAGCTCACCGCCGGCGGCGTGTAA